From the genome of Vicia villosa cultivar HV-30 ecotype Madison, WI linkage group LG2, Vvil1.0, whole genome shotgun sequence, one region includes:
- the LOC131649939 gene encoding uncharacterized protein LOC131649939, with amino-acid sequence MSYPVCSYSCNSSNNKVTPKCDHNMSMKMFVTNSAANPGRKYWKCKFWGREDDCNLFHWDDELCGEREANVMDREVVYVMRKMEKDLTKKMEDLKKQLDDLRKKLKFLIDVLVAMYFFFMIHVTHMVQS; translated from the coding sequence ATGAGTTACCCAGTTTGTTCTTATTCGTGCAATTCTTCAAACAACAAGGTTACTCCTAAATGCGACCATAACATGTCCATGAAGATGTTTGTCACAAATTCTGCTGCAAATCCTGGAAGAAAGTATTGGAAGTGTAAGTTTTGGGGGAGGGAAGATGATTGTAACCTGTTTCATTGGGATGATGAGCTTTGTGGCGAAAGAGAAGCAAATGTCATGGACAGGGAAGTTGTTTATGTGATGAGGAAAATGGAGAAAGATTTAACAAAGAAGATGGAAGATTTGAAGAAACAGCTTGATGATTTAAGGAAGAAACTGAAGTTTCTTATTGATGTACTTGTTGCTATGTATTTTTTCTTCATGATTCATGTAACACACATGGTGCAAAGTTAA